A portion of the Flavobacterium magnum genome contains these proteins:
- the gyrA gene encoding DNA gyrase subunit A, translated as MSDGERLIPINIEDEMKSAYIDYSMSVIVSRALPDVRDGLKPVHRRVLFGMYELGVLSNRAHKKSARIVGEVLGKYHPHGDTSVYDAMVRMAQEWSLRYLLVDGQGNFGSVDGDSPAAMRYTEARMKKISEEIMADIDKETVDFQLNFDDTLYEPKVMPTKVPNLLVNGASGIAVGMATNMPPHNLTEVIDGTLAYIDNNDIEVDELMHHIKAPDFPTGGVIYGYEGVREAFKTGRGRIVMRAKVNFEEVEGRESIIVTEIPYQVNKAEMIKKTADLVNEKKIDGIANIRDESDRNGMRIVYILKRDAVPNVVLNTLYKYTQLQSSFSVNNIALVSGRPQMLNLKDLIHYFVEHRHDVVVRRTQFDLRKAEERAHILEGLIIASDNIDEVIAIIRGSANTDQARERLMERFSLSDIQSKAIVEMRLRQLTGLEQDKLRAEYEEIMKLIERLKALLASKELRMELIKEELAEIRDKYGDERRSQIEYSGGDVSIEDLIADENVVITISHAGYIKRTPLSEYKTQNRGGVGQKSAGTRDQDFLEHMYVATNHQYMLFFTQKGKCFWMRVYEIPEGSKTSKGRAIQNLINIENDDKVKAFICTQDLKDQNYINNHYLIMVTKQGQVKKTSLEQYSRPRVNGVAAITIREDDELLEAKLTNGESQVLVAVKSGKLVRFEESKTRPMGRTASGVRGITLQDENDEVIGMVTVNDMNSEILVVAENGYGKRSSLEEYRVTNRGGKGVKTLNITEKTGKLVSINSVTDADDLMIINKSGLTIRMAVEDLRVMGRATQGVRLINIKGNDSIAAVTKVMKEDEEEALEGAVEEAAAEGRPLETTDSTSEISDEDNAGPVSDVEIDTEE; from the coding sequence ATGTCTGACGGAGAAAGGTTAATTCCGATTAACATTGAAGACGAAATGAAGTCAGCTTACATCGATTATTCGATGTCGGTTATTGTATCAAGGGCGCTGCCTGATGTAAGGGATGGTTTGAAGCCCGTACACCGCCGCGTGCTTTTCGGAATGTACGAACTGGGTGTTTTATCAAACCGTGCCCACAAAAAATCCGCGAGGATCGTGGGAGAAGTTCTGGGTAAGTACCACCCGCACGGTGATACCTCTGTGTACGATGCAATGGTGCGTATGGCCCAGGAATGGAGCCTGCGTTACCTGCTCGTCGACGGACAGGGTAACTTCGGTTCAGTCGATGGAGACAGCCCTGCAGCGATGCGTTACACCGAGGCCAGGATGAAAAAGATTTCGGAGGAAATCATGGCCGATATCGACAAGGAAACGGTCGATTTCCAGCTAAACTTTGACGATACGCTTTATGAGCCAAAAGTAATGCCGACCAAAGTGCCGAACCTTCTGGTAAATGGTGCTTCCGGAATTGCGGTTGGAATGGCCACAAATATGCCGCCCCACAACCTGACGGAGGTGATTGACGGTACGTTGGCTTATATTGACAACAATGACATTGAAGTTGACGAGTTGATGCATCACATCAAGGCGCCTGACTTCCCGACTGGCGGTGTGATTTATGGTTATGAAGGCGTACGGGAGGCGTTCAAGACCGGACGTGGCAGGATTGTGATGCGCGCCAAAGTGAATTTTGAGGAAGTCGAAGGCCGTGAATCGATTATCGTTACGGAAATTCCTTACCAGGTCAACAAGGCCGAAATGATCAAGAAAACAGCCGATCTGGTCAACGAGAAAAAAATTGACGGCATTGCCAACATCCGTGACGAATCAGACCGGAACGGGATGCGCATCGTGTACATCCTGAAGCGTGACGCGGTACCGAATGTCGTCCTGAATACTTTATATAAATACACGCAGCTTCAATCTTCTTTCAGCGTAAACAATATCGCGCTGGTCAGCGGAAGACCTCAGATGCTGAATTTGAAAGACCTGATCCACTATTTCGTAGAGCACCGCCATGATGTGGTGGTCCGCCGTACGCAGTTTGACTTGCGCAAAGCGGAAGAACGGGCACACATCCTCGAAGGGCTGATCATCGCTTCGGACAATATAGACGAAGTGATTGCGATTATACGAGGCTCCGCCAATACCGATCAGGCACGGGAAAGGTTGATGGAACGTTTCAGCCTGTCTGACATACAGTCGAAAGCGATAGTCGAAATGCGTCTGCGCCAGCTGACCGGACTCGAGCAGGACAAATTGCGTGCAGAGTACGAGGAAATCATGAAGCTGATCGAACGCTTGAAAGCATTATTGGCCAGCAAAGAGCTTCGTATGGAGCTCATCAAGGAAGAACTGGCCGAAATCCGCGATAAATATGGTGATGAGCGCCGCTCCCAAATCGAATATTCCGGTGGTGACGTAAGTATCGAAGACCTGATTGCCGATGAAAATGTCGTGATTACGATTTCGCATGCGGGCTACATCAAACGTACGCCGCTTTCCGAATACAAAACACAGAACCGCGGTGGTGTAGGGCAGAAGAGTGCCGGCACACGCGACCAGGATTTTCTCGAACACATGTATGTGGCGACCAACCACCAGTACATGCTGTTCTTCACGCAAAAAGGGAAATGCTTCTGGATGCGTGTATACGAAATTCCGGAAGGCAGCAAAACCAGTAAAGGGCGTGCAATACAGAATCTGATCAATATTGAGAATGACGACAAAGTCAAGGCTTTTATCTGTACGCAGGACCTCAAAGACCAGAATTACATCAACAACCATTACCTGATTATGGTCACTAAGCAGGGTCAGGTGAAAAAAACGTCGCTCGAGCAATATTCGAGGCCAAGGGTAAACGGTGTCGCGGCGATCACCATTCGTGAGGACGACGAATTGCTCGAAGCCAAACTGACCAATGGCGAAAGCCAGGTACTGGTAGCTGTCAAGTCCGGGAAACTCGTGAGGTTTGAGGAAAGCAAGACCCGTCCGATGGGAAGGACTGCGTCGGGTGTACGTGGTATTACACTGCAGGATGAAAACGATGAAGTGATCGGTATGGTAACCGTAAACGATATGAACAGCGAAATCCTTGTGGTGGCTGAAAACGGTTACGGAAAACGCTCCAGCCTTGAAGAGTACCGCGTGACAAACCGCGGCGGAAAAGGGGTAAAAACCCTGAACATTACAGAAAAAACCGGCAAATTGGTATCCATCAACAGCGTTACCGATGCCGATGACCTGATGATCATCAACAAATCCGGCCTGACCATCAGGATGGCCGTTGAGGACCTGAGGGTGATGGGACGTGCCACTCAGGGTGTGAGGCTGATTAACATCAAAGGAAACGATTCCATCGCCGCAGTTACCAAAGTCATGAAAGAAGATGAGGAAGAAGCCCTTGAAGGTGCTGTGGAAGAGGCGGCAGCAGAAGGCAGGCCATTGGAAACCACGGACTCCACTTCTGAAATCAGTGACGAGGATAATGCCGGTCCGGTTTCGGATGTAGAAATCGATACTGAAGAATAA
- a CDS encoding M15 family metallopeptidase gives MKKLFALLLFCCLKLTAQESPSDTTFVNIRDYSSDFVLDMKYATEDNFLKSAVYDCPECYLRLKTVRSLLKANRKFLKMGYKIKLFDCYRPLSVQRKMWKIVSNPEYVADPAKGSIHNRGGAVDITLVDQNGIELDMGTPFDFFGREAAHDYQDLSDAVLKNRKKLKKVMLKCGFKAFASEWWHYNLGGSSGDPLSDFTWDCP, from the coding sequence ATGAAAAAATTGTTTGCCTTACTGCTGTTTTGCTGCCTGAAACTGACCGCACAGGAGAGCCCGTCGGACACCACCTTTGTCAATATCAGGGACTACAGCAGTGATTTTGTACTGGATATGAAATATGCAACTGAGGACAACTTCCTGAAGTCGGCAGTGTACGACTGTCCCGAATGCTACCTGCGCCTCAAGACCGTGAGGTCGTTGCTCAAAGCCAACAGGAAATTCCTGAAAATGGGCTATAAGATCAAACTTTTCGATTGTTACAGGCCGTTGTCGGTGCAAAGGAAAATGTGGAAAATCGTGAGCAATCCTGAGTACGTTGCGGATCCCGCCAAAGGCTCTATACACAATCGCGGCGGCGCCGTAGACATTACCCTGGTCGATCAAAACGGGATTGAGCTCGATATGGGAACGCCTTTCGACTTTTTCGGGAGGGAGGCAGCGCACGACTATCAGGATCTTTCAGACGCTGTGCTCAAAAACCGCAAAAAGCTTAAGAAAGTCATGCTCAAATGCGGTTTCAAGGCGTTTGCATCAGAGTGGTGGCATTACAATCTGGGGGGTTCGTCCGGGGACCCTTTGTCCGATTTTACATGGGATTGTCCTTAA
- a CDS encoding acetyl-CoA C-acyltransferase, which produces MNKKVVIVAAARTPIGSFMGALSTVSAPHLGAAAIRGALDKIKLDPTLVDEVIMGHVVQAGTGQAPARQAALYAGLPNSVIATTVNKVCASGMKAVMQGAQAIMAGDAEVVVAGGMENMSMIPHYMHLRSGVKFGPATMIDGMQKDGLTDAYDNNAMGVCADLCATEYGFSREDQDAFAIQSYERSAKAWDAGKFDNEVIPVAVPQRRGEPVMVTKDEEYTNVKLDKIPSLNPAFTKEGTVTAANASTINDGAGAVILMSEEKAMSLGLKPLAYIKGYADAAQEPKWFTTAPAKALPKALDKAGIALADVDFFEFNEAFSVVGLANAKILGLDNDKVNVNGGAVSLGHPLGASGVRIIITLINVLEQHNARLGAAAICNGGGGASAIVIERN; this is translated from the coding sequence ATGAATAAAAAAGTTGTAATTGTTGCTGCTGCAAGGACCCCAATCGGAAGTTTTATGGGCGCCTTATCGACTGTATCCGCACCACATTTGGGCGCCGCGGCGATCAGGGGCGCTTTGGATAAGATCAAACTGGATCCGACCCTCGTTGACGAGGTGATCATGGGTCATGTCGTGCAAGCCGGCACAGGGCAGGCTCCGGCGCGCCAGGCGGCACTGTACGCAGGGTTGCCGAACAGTGTCATCGCCACGACGGTCAATAAGGTTTGCGCTTCGGGTATGAAAGCCGTGATGCAGGGCGCACAGGCCATTATGGCTGGCGATGCCGAGGTTGTGGTCGCCGGCGGTATGGAAAACATGAGTATGATTCCGCACTATATGCATTTGCGGAGCGGCGTGAAGTTCGGCCCTGCAACCATGATCGACGGCATGCAGAAAGACGGCCTGACGGATGCATATGACAATAACGCGATGGGCGTCTGCGCTGATTTGTGCGCGACGGAGTACGGCTTTTCAAGGGAGGACCAGGATGCGTTCGCCATCCAATCTTACGAGCGCTCGGCGAAAGCCTGGGACGCGGGTAAATTTGATAATGAGGTTATTCCTGTTGCCGTGCCGCAACGCCGCGGTGAACCGGTCATGGTCACAAAAGACGAAGAGTATACCAATGTTAAACTCGATAAGATCCCATCGTTGAACCCTGCATTTACCAAAGAGGGTACGGTGACGGCTGCAAACGCGTCAACCATCAACGACGGTGCAGGTGCCGTGATTCTGATGAGTGAGGAAAAAGCCATGTCGTTAGGACTAAAGCCCTTGGCGTATATCAAAGGCTATGCCGACGCGGCCCAGGAACCCAAATGGTTTACCACGGCTCCTGCTAAAGCGTTGCCGAAAGCGTTGGACAAGGCTGGCATCGCGCTCGCTGACGTCGATTTCTTTGAATTCAACGAAGCGTTTTCAGTGGTGGGACTTGCAAACGCCAAAATCCTTGGTTTGGATAACGATAAGGTCAATGTCAATGGTGGCGCGGTATCGCTTGGGCATCCGCTGGGTGCCTCGGGCGTGCGCATCATAATCACACTGATCAATGTCCTGGAACAGCACAATGCACGCCTTGGGGCGGCAGCCATTTGTAACGGCGGCGGCGGCGCATCGGCGATTGTGATTGAAAGAAATTAA
- the rimK gene encoding 30S ribosomal protein S6--L-glutamate ligase, translating into MQPEKVIVGSEEWCSFPALGIPTIKARVDSGAKTSALHAINIAPFLKEGENWVRFDINPIQNNVKTVIHCESKLIDKRVVKSSSGFREQRYVIGSELEIGGKRWQIEITLTNRDSMGFRMLLGREAMSGRILVDPEEKYLLGEPTSDSLREIYKAAVTRQGGLRIGVLASNPELYSNKRIMEAGEMRGHEMHFLNIKECYMRLDATTPEIHYRGGRVLDDFDAIIPRIRPSITFYGCALTRQFEALKVYCLNSAAAITQSRDKLFSLQLLLNHGVDIPTTGFANSPLDTTDLIKMVGGPPIIVKLLEGTQGKGVVLAETKKAAESVINAFKSLNANILVQEFIKEANGKDIRCFVIDGKVVAAIQREALPGEFRANIHLGGTASVIKITAEEKRIAIKAAKAMDLKVAGVDIIRSSKGPLLLEVNSSPGLEGIEGATNKDIAGEMILAIEAHFKNKPLKKKTVHEPLS; encoded by the coding sequence ATGCAACCAGAAAAAGTCATTGTCGGAAGCGAGGAATGGTGCTCCTTCCCTGCCCTAGGAATTCCAACCATCAAGGCCCGTGTTGACTCGGGCGCAAAAACGTCGGCGCTGCACGCGATCAACATCGCGCCATTCCTGAAAGAAGGTGAAAACTGGGTACGATTTGATATCAATCCGATACAGAATAATGTCAAAACCGTCATCCATTGTGAGTCAAAGCTCATCGACAAGCGGGTGGTGAAAAGCTCGAGCGGATTCCGTGAACAGCGGTATGTCATCGGATCGGAACTTGAAATCGGCGGCAAACGCTGGCAAATTGAAATCACATTAACCAACCGGGATTCCATGGGTTTCCGAATGCTTCTCGGTCGGGAGGCCATGAGCGGCAGGATTTTGGTCGATCCTGAGGAAAAATATCTTTTGGGCGAACCCACATCAGACAGCCTGAGGGAAATTTACAAGGCGGCAGTGACACGGCAGGGCGGACTCCGTATCGGTGTTCTTGCCAGCAACCCCGAACTATACAGCAACAAACGGATTATGGAGGCCGGCGAAATGCGCGGGCACGAAATGCATTTCCTGAATATCAAGGAATGCTACATGAGGCTCGACGCCACCACTCCCGAAATCCATTATCGCGGCGGAAGGGTGCTCGACGATTTCGATGCCATCATCCCAAGAATCAGGCCCAGCATCACTTTCTACGGTTGTGCGCTCACACGACAATTTGAAGCGCTGAAAGTCTATTGCCTGAATTCTGCCGCAGCAATCACCCAATCAAGGGACAAACTGTTTTCGTTGCAATTGCTCTTAAATCATGGCGTTGACATCCCCACAACGGGATTTGCGAATTCGCCATTGGATACGACCGACCTGATTAAGATGGTGGGCGGGCCGCCAATTATTGTGAAGCTGCTGGAAGGCACGCAGGGAAAAGGTGTCGTTTTGGCAGAAACAAAAAAAGCTGCAGAAAGTGTCATCAATGCCTTCAAAAGCCTCAATGCCAATATCCTCGTACAGGAATTCATCAAGGAAGCCAATGGAAAGGACATCCGTTGTTTCGTTATCGATGGCAAAGTCGTTGCGGCAATCCAGCGCGAAGCACTGCCGGGGGAATTCCGCGCCAACATCCATTTGGGCGGCACCGCCTCAGTAATCAAAATTACCGCTGAGGAGAAACGCATCGCCATCAAGGCCGCCAAAGCCATGGATCTCAAGGTGGCCGGTGTCGACATCATACGCTCCTCCAAAGGACCGTTGCTGTTAGAGGTAAACTCGTCGCCCGGTCTCGAAGGCATAGAAGGGGCTACCAATAAGGACATCGCCGGCGAAATGATCCTGGCAATCGAAGCCCATTTCAAGAACAAACCTTTGAAAAAGAAAACCGTCCATGAACCCTTATCTTGA
- a CDS encoding DUF421 domain-containing protein, with protein MNPYLDIALRSATVYVFMVVALRIFGKKELSQLNTADVVLILLISNSVQNAMVGTDSTLWGGLCAAFILFFLNFLLKKLIFRYKSVSALLQEKPQILVHNGKPDYRMLSHENISHDELMEAIHEHGIENLKDVKWAILEMDGNISIISGDSKLSQTHYKRRKNRKSLTRMS; from the coding sequence ATGAACCCTTATCTTGACATTGCATTGCGCAGCGCGACCGTATATGTTTTTATGGTGGTGGCCCTGCGTATTTTCGGAAAGAAGGAATTGTCTCAGCTCAACACCGCCGATGTGGTCCTTATTTTACTGATCAGCAACTCTGTGCAAAATGCGATGGTGGGTACCGACAGTACACTGTGGGGCGGACTCTGTGCCGCATTCATCCTGTTCTTCCTGAATTTCCTGCTTAAGAAACTGATTTTCCGGTATAAGTCGGTTAGCGCCCTTTTACAGGAAAAGCCTCAAATCCTTGTCCACAATGGCAAACCCGATTACAGGATGCTTTCCCACGAAAACATTTCGCATGACGAATTGATGGAAGCCATACACGAACATGGCATTGAAAATCTCAAAGACGTAAAATGGGCCATCCTGGAAATGGATGGCAATATCAGCATCATTTCGGGCGACAGCAAGCTGAGCCAGACGCATTATAAACGCAGGAAAAACCGAAAAAGCCTTACCCGGATGTCCTAG
- a CDS encoding NAD(P)H-hydrate dehydratase: MKTITVTSEIIRKIYRPAGSTDHKGTRGDALIIGGSYGKIGAVSLSAKAALKSGCGLVTAYVPKCGYDSLQASIPEVMVVTDINRLTITNIQLPIKPQAIGIGPGMGQEAKTKTAFYKFLKTNEIPLVIDADGLNMLSSLPKSRAFLTPGTILTPHPKELERLLGKRDTRELLVEEAIAFSKRYEVVMVLKGAPTRIVDGDTVYENTTGNAALATAGSGDVLTGIITSLRAQGYLPVDAAVLGVYLHGLTADIALPETGTESFIASDIISTLGKAFLSIAT, encoded by the coding sequence ATGAAAACCATCACCGTCACCTCCGAAATTATAAGGAAGATATACCGTCCCGCAGGCTCCACCGATCATAAAGGGACGCGCGGCGATGCATTGATTATCGGTGGAAGCTACGGTAAGATCGGGGCTGTTTCGCTTTCGGCAAAAGCAGCGCTAAAGTCAGGCTGCGGACTCGTCACTGCGTATGTTCCGAAATGCGGCTACGATAGCCTGCAGGCTTCAATCCCGGAGGTCATGGTAGTCACCGACATAAACCGGCTTACCATCACCAATATACAGCTACCCATTAAACCGCAGGCCATCGGTATCGGACCCGGAATGGGGCAGGAAGCCAAAACAAAAACCGCATTTTATAAATTTCTGAAAACAAACGAAATACCCTTGGTAATTGATGCTGATGGTTTAAATATGTTATCGTCACTTCCAAAATCCCGGGCTTTTTTAACGCCCGGCACCATACTTACGCCGCACCCTAAGGAACTGGAACGCCTGCTCGGCAAGCGCGACACCCGGGAACTACTAGTGGAGGAGGCAATAGCATTTTCAAAACGCTATGAGGTTGTTATGGTGTTGAAGGGTGCACCGACACGAATCGTTGACGGCGATACGGTTTACGAAAATACCACAGGGAACGCAGCGCTGGCTACGGCTGGAAGCGGCGATGTCCTTACGGGCATCATCACCTCACTGCGGGCGCAGGGATATCTGCCTGTTGATGCGGCCGTATTGGGCGTCTACCTCCACGGGCTTACCGCCGACATCGCACTGCCCGAAACCGGCACAGAATCCTTTATCGCTTCAGATATCATTTCCACGCTTGGCAAAGCGTTCCTAAGTATCGCGACCTGA
- a CDS encoding C40 family peptidase: protein MYGICNLAIIPLRAEASDRSEIVSQVLFGEHFEVLEVQKQWAKVRLHFDGYEGWIDVKQYQPVLAGDYAQLCEDALVMNADLIEYVTSGDNLLMPVPLGASLSFLNHTGINTPEFVFEGLRTSGLKPKSELVNTAFLYLHAPYLWGGKTPFGIDCSGFTQMVYKLNGYKLLRDASQQATQGDALSFIEESEPGDLAFFDNEEGNIIHVGIIMKDNYIIHASGKVRIDRLDHLGIYNAETNRHTHKLRVIKKVI from the coding sequence ATGTACGGAATCTGCAATCTGGCCATCATTCCATTACGTGCTGAGGCGAGCGACCGCAGCGAAATTGTGTCGCAGGTATTGTTTGGCGAGCATTTCGAAGTGCTGGAAGTTCAAAAGCAATGGGCGAAAGTCAGGCTCCATTTTGACGGTTACGAAGGATGGATTGATGTAAAACAGTACCAACCCGTACTGGCCGGGGATTATGCCCAGCTTTGTGAAGATGCGCTGGTGATGAACGCTGACCTGATCGAATATGTCACCTCAGGGGATAACCTGCTGATGCCGGTGCCGTTGGGTGCGTCATTGTCATTCCTGAACCATACCGGAATCAATACGCCGGAATTTGTTTTTGAGGGCTTGCGGACCAGCGGCCTGAAGCCCAAATCTGAACTGGTGAACACCGCTTTCCTTTACCTGCATGCGCCGTACCTGTGGGGCGGCAAGACGCCTTTTGGCATTGATTGCTCAGGATTCACCCAAATGGTATACAAGCTCAATGGCTACAAGTTGCTGCGGGATGCCTCGCAACAGGCGACGCAGGGTGATGCGCTGAGTTTCATCGAGGAAAGCGAACCGGGTGACCTCGCCTTTTTTGACAATGAGGAGGGCAACATCATCCATGTGGGCATCATCATGAAAGACAACTACATCATACATGCCAGCGGAAAAGTCCGTATTGACCGGCTTGACCATCTCGGGATTTACAATGCAGAAACCAACAGGCACACGCATAAGCTCCGGGTCATCAAGAAAGTGATATAA
- a CDS encoding ATP-dependent Clp protease ATP-binding subunit, with the protein MDDNFSPRVKDVITYSKEEALRLGHDFIGTEHLMLGILRDGNGKAINILNNLSVDLEHLRRKVEILSPASPAVEVSNEKKNLHLTRQAERALKTTFLEAKVFQSSSISTAHLLLCILRNENDPTTKLLNKMKIDYDTAKEQYLNMTPNEEEFLDNLPKNESYNDDSGQDDSLKEGSFNNPANKSNKKSKTPVLDNFGRDLTEMAEEGKLDPVVGREKEIERVSQILSRRKKNNPLLIGEPGVGKSAIAEGLALRIIQKKVSRILFNKRVVTLDLASLVAGTKYRGQFEERMKAVMNELEKNDDIILFIDEIHTIVGAGGATGSLDASNMFKPALARGEIQCIGATTLDEYRQYIEKDGALERRFQKVIVEPTSVEETITILNNVKNKYEDHHNVTYTPEAIEACVKLTNRYMSERFLPDKAIDAMDEAGSRVHITNIDVPKQILDLERQLEEVRELKNNVVKKQKYEEAAKLRDDEKRIEKDLAIAQEQWEEESKSNRIQVTEDNVADVVSMMTGIPVNRIAQTESNKLAKLPELITNKVIGQNDAVLKIARSIQRNRAGLKDPNRPIGSFIFLGQTGVGKTQLAKVLAKELFDSEDALVRIDMSEYMEKFAISRLVGAPPGYVGYEEGGQLTEKVRRKPYCVVLLDEIEKAHPDVFNMMLQVLDDGYLTDSLGRKIDFKNTIIIMTSNIGARQLKDFGQGVGFGTSAKISQADEHSKSVIENALKKSFAPEFLNRIDDVIVFNPLEKHDIDQIIEIELRKLYARIADLGYKLNLSDRAKAFIADKGFDKQFGARPLKRAIQKYVEDALAEEIITSKIGNGDEIYMDLEDDTAQELTVKVQKAEEPTN; encoded by the coding sequence ATGGATGATAATTTTTCACCAAGAGTAAAAGATGTCATTACTTACAGTAAGGAGGAAGCACTGCGCCTGGGTCACGATTTTATCGGGACCGAGCACCTGATGCTTGGCATCCTGCGTGACGGAAACGGAAAAGCGATCAATATACTCAACAACCTGTCTGTCGATCTTGAGCATTTGCGACGCAAAGTCGAAATCCTGAGCCCTGCGAGTCCGGCAGTTGAAGTCAGTAACGAAAAGAAAAACCTGCACCTGACGCGTCAGGCGGAGCGCGCTTTAAAGACGACGTTCCTTGAGGCAAAAGTTTTCCAGAGTTCTTCCATCAGTACCGCACATCTTTTATTATGCATACTGCGAAACGAAAATGACCCTACAACCAAGCTGTTGAACAAGATGAAAATCGATTATGATACAGCCAAAGAACAATATTTAAATATGACGCCAAACGAAGAAGAATTTTTAGACAATTTGCCAAAGAACGAATCCTACAATGACGATTCAGGACAAGATGACAGCCTAAAAGAAGGCAGTTTCAACAATCCCGCCAATAAGTCCAACAAGAAATCGAAAACGCCCGTGTTGGACAATTTCGGAAGGGATTTAACGGAAATGGCCGAAGAAGGCAAGCTAGATCCTGTTGTAGGACGCGAGAAGGAAATCGAAAGGGTTTCCCAAATCCTGAGCCGTCGCAAGAAAAACAACCCGCTGCTGATCGGCGAACCCGGCGTGGGTAAATCGGCCATCGCTGAAGGGCTCGCTTTGCGCATTATCCAGAAAAAAGTGTCCCGCATCCTTTTCAACAAGCGTGTGGTGACGCTTGATTTGGCCAGCCTGGTTGCGGGTACAAAATACCGCGGGCAGTTTGAGGAACGGATGAAAGCCGTGATGAACGAACTCGAAAAGAATGACGACATTATCTTATTCATTGATGAGATCCACACCATCGTGGGCGCCGGCGGCGCAACAGGTTCACTGGATGCTTCGAACATGTTCAAGCCTGCGCTGGCGAGAGGCGAAATTCAATGTATCGGTGCCACGACGCTTGACGAGTACCGTCAATACATTGAAAAAGATGGTGCGCTCGAAAGGCGATTCCAGAAGGTCATCGTAGAACCGACCTCTGTTGAGGAGACTATTACGATCCTGAACAACGTCAAGAACAAGTATGAGGACCACCATAATGTCACTTATACGCCGGAAGCTATTGAAGCATGCGTAAAATTGACCAACAGGTACATGTCTGAGCGTTTCCTTCCGGACAAAGCCATCGACGCAATGGATGAAGCCGGTTCGCGCGTGCACATCACCAATATCGATGTCCCTAAACAAATTCTGGACCTCGAGCGCCAATTGGAGGAAGTGCGTGAGCTGAAGAACAACGTCGTCAAAAAACAGAAATATGAAGAGGCCGCCAAGCTGCGCGATGATGAGAAGCGAATCGAAAAAGACCTTGCCATCGCACAGGAGCAATGGGAAGAGGAGTCCAAAAGCAACCGCATCCAGGTGACTGAGGACAACGTTGCCGACGTGGTTTCGATGATGACCGGAATCCCCGTGAACCGGATCGCACAGACTGAAAGTAATAAATTAGCCAAGCTTCCGGAACTCATTACAAATAAAGTGATTGGACAGAATGACGCGGTGCTTAAAATCGCGCGATCGATCCAAAGAAACCGCGCCGGATTGAAGGATCCTAATCGTCCTATCGGGTCATTCATTTTCCTGGGGCAAACCGGTGTTGGTAAGACGCAGTTGGCGAAAGTCCTGGCTAAAGAATTATTCGATTCAGAAGATGCGTTGGTTCGCATCGACATGAGTGAATACATGGAGAAATTCGCCATCTCCAGGTTGGTTGGTGCGCCTCCGGGGTATGTTGGATACGAAGAAGGCGGTCAGCTTACTGAAAAGGTGAGACGTAAACCGTATTGCGTTGTGCTCTTGGACGAGATTGAAAAGGCACACCCCGATGTGTTCAATATGATGCTCCAGGTTCTGGATGACGGTTATTTAACGGACAGCCTTGGTCGCAAAATTGATTTCAAGAATACGATTATCATAATGACTTCGAACATCGGAGCCAGACAATTGAAAGACTTCGGTCAGGGCGTTGGTTTTGGCACTTCAGCGAAGATTTCGCAGGCTGATGAACATTCGAAAAGCGTAATTGAAAACGCTTTGAAAAAATCATTTGCGCCCGAGTTCCTTAACCGGATTGATGATGTGATTGTCTTCAACCCGCTTGAAAAACACGATATCGACCAGATTATTGAAATCGAGCTCAGGAAACTGTATGCCAGGATTGCCGATCTGGGTTACAAACTGAACCTGTCGGACAGGGCCAAAGCATTCATTGCAGATAAAGGTTTTGACAAGCAATTCGGTGCGAGGCCTTTGAAAAGAGCCATTCAGAAGTATGTCGAAGACGCTTTGGCGGAAGAGATCATTACGTCAAAAATTGGAAACGGTGACGAGATTTACATGGATCTTGAAGACGATACCGCTCAGGAACTCACTGTTAAGGTTCAGAAAGCCGAAGAGCCTACAAACTAA